A stretch of Primulina tabacum isolate GXHZ01 chromosome 13, ASM2559414v2, whole genome shotgun sequence DNA encodes these proteins:
- the LOC142523190 gene encoding vacuolar-sorting protein BRO1-like isoform X2 has protein sequence MVAGEKLMPANASLSTKLIREVQLIYNCDDEKAAVLFNLGAVHSQIGLSSDRSAVEGRRQASHSFISAAGVFAFLRDNVAMKASVGSSTTPDVSVECAGMLERLMLAQAQECVYENTIAKGSSAGVCAKISRQAGIFYEEALAALNAAPLNQHFEKPWIAHVHLKAALFYAEACYRYSLELHGKEEIAEEIARLKCGVNVLSDAKKSSPKGAAQQLLDAINKLETSLNQNLERAIKENDRVYLMRVPPASSLPPLPTFSMVKPMPMNEVLDASSGKMFASLVPDSSTKSLSRYTEMVDDIIRMQAEKLQQGSELARVRLKEMDLPDSILALEGNYNLPMALTEEVEAVQISGGPAALEGELQQLKDLRRVNQELLVQTEEQLQKEAAEDVQFRNQFGTRWTRPQSSTLTKNLQDRLNRFAANLKQAAESDARIERSAREHSALMSILDCRPIGSALPSLARPIMSLDANEDAIVGALKHSLRQMETLGAQRAGLEDMLKEMKRKDDILPKLMNSTGSHEDLFRKEISKYNHICEEIAQNLEAQEQLLRHIQSQNDEFAAIFNVEDYKASRERSYKQIEAAIAKYREIKENINEGLKFYVTLQDAISIVKQQCSDFVMTRNIQCREMIEDVQRQMSGLSFQDGKNIAAYTYSTVGQPHQTQRPNPQQLLNTNVPNSTPTYQIPQQPTMSTYAQTPPYGTSQHPPPQYHGAISNPSYPPSQHQQPAPSHEYDQPAYPGWHGQYYNTPPQQTGAMPRPPYTVSTPYPPPQNQSGYYRR, from the exons ATGGTCGCTGGGGAGAAATTGATGCCCGCTAATGCCTCTCTATCTACAAAATTAATCCGGGAAGTGCAGCTGATATACAACTGTGATGACG aaAAAGCTGCAGTGTTGTTTAATTTGGGTGCTGTCCACAGCCAAATTGGATTAAGTTCTGATCGGTCTGCTGTAGAGGGAAGGAGACAGGCTTCACATTCATTTATTTCAGCTGCTGGTGTGTTTGCATTTTTGAGGGACAATGTAGCTATGAAGGCATCAGTAGGAAGCTCTACAACGCCGGATGTGTCAGTAGAGTGTGCTGGAATGTTGGAGCGGCTGATGTTAGCTCAGGCTCAGGAATGTGTATATGAGAATACCATAGCAAAAGGAAGCAGTGCCGGTGTCTGTGCGAAGATCTCAAGACAG GCCGGTATATTCTACGAGGAAGCTTTAGCAGCGTTGAATGCTGCTCCTTTGAACCAGCACTTTGAGAAGCCCTGGATTGCTCATGTTCATCTTAAGGCAGCTTTATTTTATGCAGAGGCTTGCTATAGATATAGTTTAGAGCTACATGGGAAAGAAGAGATTGCTGAGGAGATTGCACGGTTGAAATGCGGGGTTAATGTTCTGTCTGATGCAAAAAAGTCATCTCCCAAAGGGGCAGCTCAGCAGCTGTTGgatgcaataaataaattagaaacTAGTCTAAATCAAAACTTGGAGAGGGCCATTAAGGAGAATGACAGAGTGTACCTAATGAGGGTTCCTCCTGCTAGTTCTTTACCACCACTTCCCACCTTTTCCATGGTTAAGCCTATGCCAATGAATGAGGTGTTGGATGCTAGCAGCGGGAAGATGTTTGCGAGTCTTGTTCCTGACAGTAGTACTAAATCCCTTTCTAGGTATACTGAAATGGTAGACGATATCATTAGGATGCAGGCTGAGAAGTTGCAACAGGGAAGTGAACTAGCTCGCGTGAGACTTAAGGAAATGGATTTGCCTGATTCAATCCTTGCTTTGGAAGGGAATTACAACCTGCCAATGGCTTTAACAGAAGAAGTTGAGGCTGTACAGATTAGTGGGGGACCAGCTGCTTTGGAAGGCGAACTTCAGCAACTTAAAGATCTAAGGAGAGTAAACCAGGAATTGTTGGTTCAGACGGAGGAGCAGCTGCAGAAAGAGGCAGCAGAGGATGTGCAGTTCAGAAATCAATTTGGAACTCGGTGGACCAGGCCACAATCTAGTACCTTGACAAAAAATTTGCAGGACAGGTTAAATAGGTTTGCAGCAAATTTGAAGCAAGCTGCTGAAAGCGATGCTCGAATTGAGAGATCTGCAAGAGAACATTCAGCACTTATGTCAATCCTTGACTGCCGTCCG ATTGGATCTGCCCTGCCAAGTCTTGCCAGGCCTATAATGTCACTGGATGCTAATGAAGATGCCATAGTGGGAGCCCTGAAGCATAGCTTG AGGCAAATGGAAACCCTTGGAGCTCAGAGGGCAGGTCTTGAAGACATGCTGAAAGAGATGAAGAGGAAG GATGATATACTGCCCAAGTTGATGAACTCCACTGGTTCCCACGAGGATCTTTTTAGAAAGGAGATATCGAAGTACAATcacatttgtgaagaaattgcTCAAAACCTTGAAGCTCAAGAACAACTGTTGAGGCATATCCAG TCCCAAAATGATGAGTTTGCCGCTATCTTTAACGTTGAAGATTATAAAG CATCTCGTGAGAGGAGTTATAAACAGATTGAAGCCGCCATCGCCAAATACCGAGAGATCAAGGAGAACATCAATGAAGGGTTGAAGTTCTATGTAACCCTTCAG GATGCAATATCAATCGTGAAGCAGCAGTGCAGTGATTTTGTGATGACTAGAAATATCCAGTGCAGAGAGATGATCGAGGATGTTCAGAGGCAAATGTCAGGTCTGAGCTTCCAAGATGGCAAGAATATTGCTGCTTACACTTATTCTACCGTCGGGCAGCCTCATCAAACTCAAAGACCTAATCCTCAACAGCTGTTAAATACAAACGTGCCCAACTCAACCCCAACGTACCAGATACCTCAGCAGCCAACAATGTCCACATATGCTCAAACTCCTCCTTACGGGACGTCTCAACATCCGCCTCCACAGTATCATGGAGCCATTTCAAATCCCTCTTACCCACCTTCCCAACACCAACAGCCAGCACCGAGCCATGAATATGACCAACCTGCATATCCTGGTTGGCATGGCCAGTACTATAACACACCTCCTCAGCAAACAGGAGCTATGCCTCGGCCTCCTTACACCGTTTCTACTCCATATCCTCCGCCTCAAAATCAGAGTGGCTACTACAGACGGTGA
- the LOC142521946 gene encoding uncharacterized protein LOC142521946 yields the protein MGFMSQSIGKQLGDFIGRFIEYDDKNKSSLWRSYMRIRVDLDVRKPLKSIKKIKKAGDKFCEVLFEASNSNLTKEWGTWLRAIPRRLASTGGERWLRDDKGDAGIQLVVAKSNNVLDNMENIVPETEGNQLDENRELTMHDDKKRRRDGLRSKAQNKVLDLESSHYAQEETDKQLHYPKLPIPILCELIKAHKADVVFLSETLVHAVKVEEIRVKVRFADMEIDTDNISRWRLTSFYGFHDRGKRSESWALLRSLSSQSTLPWCIIGDFNDLLSPDDKKGKHEHPQWLYNGFRQAVMDSGLSGLPLIVYPFTWARGKGTTTAVEERLDRALVTPSWMSKFPSAQFHNFCASVSDHSPILINTTPRMQMDIARDFMFENKWLKEPDLQPFITSIWETSAGGNIMEKLESMSTKLAEWGRKKNRIFKDDIEQCKKDIERLRVSDSEENALGIQKIKHKLTTLITQEELHWKQRAKEYWLKDEDLNTQYFQSVATQRKERNRIKSLVDDNGETAANYEPVTQMVDRVVSDEVNDMLTAPFEDAEFKQAIFQMKADKSPGPDGFNPGFFQKFWKLVGSSVIKDCKMWLSSLQSPPKLNNTTVVLIPKCESPISMTDLRPISLCNVLYNLIAKVLANQMKGILPHIISIHQSAFTKGRAITDNVILAFETVHSMNRKTKGKNGDIALKIDFSKAYDRIDWGFLKAIMLKMGFCNRWVNYIMLCITSVSYTIKVNNIKVGPISAKRDIEECNQITDILQAFEAASGQMINLHKSGIMFSRNVPTGFPNLNGFNLAMLGKQGWNILSNPNTLVSQVLKAKYYPDKDFLKAALANGNYSVKSGYHLAMNIIDTDRANNTTGAWAKLWDLNMRPKVKAFAWRMVRNWLPTRINLQNKRLLVPSNYVNCNSMLEQPWHLFYTCQFAQDCWEISSVKIEVNSTTPEIENFDDWFFNILESLDVA from the exons ATGGGCTTTATGTCTCAAAGCATAGGTAAACAGCTGGGAGATTTCATTGGAAGATTTATTGAGTACGACGACAAGAACAAATCGTCATTATGGAGGAGTTACATGCGCATAAGAGTTGATCTGGATGTTCGCAAACCGCTAAAGAGTATCAAGAAGATTAAGAAGGCAGGAG ACAAGTTCTGTGAAGTCCTTTTTGAAGCATCCAATTCAAACCTTACAAAAGAATGGGGGACATGGCTAAGGGCAATCCCAAGGCGGTTGGCATCTACCGGCGGAGAACGATGGCTACGAGACGATAAGGGCGACGCTG GGATTCAGTTGGTGGTTGCCAAATCGAATAACGTTCTGGATAATATGGAAAACATAGTACCCGAGACTGAAGGCAATCAACTAGATGAAAATAGAGAACTTACCATGCATGACGATAAAAAAAGGAGACGAGATGGGTTGAGGTCAAAAGCCCAAAATAAAGTTCTGGATCTGGAATCATCCCACTATGCACAGGAAGAGACTGATAAACAGCTTCATTACCCAAAGCTCCCGA TTCCAATCCTATGTGAGCTTATTAAAGCTCACAAGGCCGACGTGGTGTTTCTATCTGAAACACTAGTGCATGCTGTGAAGGTTGAAGAAATAAGGGTGAAGGTAAGATTTGCTG ATATGGAAATTGATACGGATAATATCTCAAGATGGCGTCTTACAAGCTTCTATGGATTCCATGATAGAGGAAAGAGATCAGAGTCTTGGGCGTTACTCCGATCCCTCAGCTCTCAATCTACTCTACCCTGGTGTATTATTGGcgattttaatgatttattgAGTCCAGATGACAAGAAAGGAAAGCATGAACACCCACAGTGGCTATACAATGGATTTCGGCAAGCGGTTATGGATAGTGGTCTATCGGGCTTACCATTAATAGTGTACCCATTCACGTGGGCAAGAGGGAAAGGGACAACCACGGCAGTTGAAGAACGCCTTGATCGTGCTCTAGTAACACCCTCTTGGATGTCAAAGTTTCCTTCTGCACAATTCCATAACTTTTGTGCTTCTGTGTCAGATCACTCACCAATCCTCATAAACACCACACCTCGTATGCAAATGGACATAGCTCGTGACTTTATGTTCGAAAACAAATGGCTTAAAGAACCAGACTTACAACCATTTATCACCTCCATATGGGAGACCAGTGCAGGGGGAAATATCATGGAAAAATTGGAGTCAATGTCTACTAAACTAGCTGAGTGGGGTCGAAAGAAGAATAGGATTTTCAAAGACGATATTGAACAATGCAAGAAGGATATCGAGAGGCTTCGGGTGTCCGATAGTGAGGAAAATGCACTTGGGATTCAAAAAATTAAGCACAAACTCACCACGTTAATTACTCAGGAAGAGCTGCATTGGAAGCAACGAGCGAAGGAGTATTGGCTCAAAGATGAAGACCTTAACACACAATATTTTCAATCAGTGGCGActcaaagaaaagaaagaaatcgGATCAAATCACTTGTCGATGATAACGGG GAAACAGCAGCAAACTATGAACCTGTCACGCAAATGGTTGATCGTGTGGTCTCCGATGAAGTAAATGATATGTTAACAGCGCCTTTCGAAGATGCAGAATTCAAGCAAGCTATTTTTCAAATGAAAGCTGATAAGTCTCCTGGACCAGACGGTTTCAACCCAGGATTTTTCCAGAAATTTTGGAAGTTGGTGGGCTCTTCAGTGATAAAGGACTGTAAAATGTGGCTATCAAGTCTCCAATCGCCACCAAAGCTGAACAACACGACCGTTGTGCTGATACCCAAATGTGAATCTCCTATATCTATGACAGACTTGAGGCCCATATCACTTTGTAATGTTCTATACAATCTAATAGCGAAAGTTCTTGCTAATCAGATGAAGGGAATCTTGCCACACATTATATCCATACACCAATCCGCTTTCACTAAAGGTAGGGCAATCACAGATAATGTGATCTTGGCCTTTGAAACAGTCCACTCTATGAACCGAAAAACCAAAGGAAAAAATGGGGACATAGCTCTGAAAATTGACTTTAGCAAAGCCTATGACCGTATAGATTGGGGATTCCTAAAAGCTATTATGTTAAAGATGGGTTTTTGCAACCGCTGGGTGAATTACATAATGCTATGCATCACATCGGTCTCCTACACTATCAAAGTCAATAACATCAAGGTCGGTCCAATAAGTGCGAAGAGAG ACATCGAGGAGTGCAACCAGATTACGGATATTCTTCAAGCCTTTGAAGCAGCTTCTGGACAGATGATTAACCTGCACAAATCTGGAATAATGTTCAGCCGCAATGTCCCAACAG GATTCCCTAATCTTAATGGCTTTAATCTTGCGATGCTGGGCAAGCAAGGGTGGAATATACTTTCCAATCCCAATACTCTTGTCTCTCAAGTTCTCAAAGCAAAATATTATCCGGACAAGGATTTCCTGAAAGCGGCTTTAG CAAATGGAAATTATTCAGTGAAATCAGGGTATCATCTAGCCATGAACATCATCGACACAGACAGAGCTAACAATACAACAGGCGCTTGGGCTAAACTATGGGACTTAAACATGCGACCTAAGGTTAAAGCTTTTGCGTGGCGTATGGTGCGGAATTGGCTCCCTACAAGAATCAACCTTCAGAACAAGCGTCTTCTGGTCCCGTCCAACTATGTAAACTGTAACTCCATGCTAGAGCAACCCTGGCACCTGTTCTACACGTGCCAATTCGCACAAGATTGTTGGGAGATATCCTCTGTGAAGATCGAAGTCAATTCAACTACCCCCGAGATCGAGAACTTTGATGACTGGTTCTTTAACATCTTGGAAAGCTTGGATGTCGCGTAA
- the LOC142523016 gene encoding replication factor C subunit 2 isoform X1, translated as MAPLLQSSQPWVEKYRPRQVKDVAHQDEVVRVLTHTLETANCPHMLFYGPPGTGKTTTALAIAHQLFGPELYKSRVLELNASDDRGINVVRTKIKNFAAVAVGYARQGGYPCPPYKIIILDEADSMTEDAQNALRRTMETYSKVTRFFFICNYISRIIEPLVSRCAKFRFKPLTEEIMSSRVIYICKEEGLDLDSEALSTLSSISQGDLRRAITYLQGAARLFGSSISSKDLISVSGVIPAEVVRALFSACKSGNFDLADIEVKNVIAEGYPVSQMLSQLYDVIVEADDISDEQKARICKKFAVADKCLADGAEEYLQLLDVASNIMRAIHNMPQQFSFGN; from the exons ATGGCGCCACTGTTGCAGAGCTCGCAGCCATGGGTCGAGAAATA TCGGCCAAGGCAAGTGAAGGACGTAGCTCACCAAGACGAGGTCGTTCGAGTACTCACCCACACTCTCGAGACGGCTAAT TGTCCACACATGCTCTTTTATGGGCCTCCTGGTACGGGGAAAACAACTACTGCCCTTGCAATTGCCCATCAGCTTTTCGG ACCTGAACTATACAAGTCCAGAGTGCTGGAGCTGAATGCTAGTGACGATCGAGGGATTAATGTTGTTCGcacaaaaattaaaaactttGCTGCTGTAGCTGTTGGTTATGCTCGCCAAGG TGGCTATCCTTGCCCACCGTATAAGATCATTATTCTTGATGAGGCGGATTCGATGACAGAAGATGCTCAG AATGCCTTGCGACGGACAATGGAGACATACTCAAAAGTTACAAGATTCTTCTTCATTTGCAATTATATCAGCAG AATTATAGAGCCGCTTGTCTCTAGATGTGCAAAGTTCCGATTTAAGCCACTGACTGAAGAAATAATGAGCAGTCGTGTGATATATATTTGCAAAGAAGAGGGTCTTGATTTGGATTCAGAG GCTCTTTCGACCCTAAGTTCCATTTCTCAAGGTGATCTTCGTCGTGCCATAACATACCTTCAA GGTGCTGCTCGCTTGTTTGGATCTTCAATTTCATCCAAAGACTTGATTAGTGTGTCTGGT GTCATCCCTGCAGAGGTTGTTCGGGCCCTGTTTTCTGCCTGCAAAAGTGGTAACTTTGACTTGGCTGACATAGAAGTCAAGAATGTGATTGCTGAAGGATATCCAGTTTCTCAAATGCTTTCTCAG TTGTATGATGTAATTGTCGAGGCAGATGATATATCAGATGAACAGAAAGCAAGAATTTGCAAAAAATTTGCGGTGGCAGATAAG TGTCTTGCAGATGGAGCGGAGGAGTATTTACAATTGCTGGATGTGGCTAGTAATATTATGCGTGCAATTCATAATATGCCCCAACAATTTTCCTTTGGGAATTGA
- the LOC142523016 gene encoding replication factor C subunit 2 isoform X2, with amino-acid sequence MAPLLQSSQPWVEKYRPRQVKDVAHQDEVVRVLTHTLETANCPHMLFYGPPGTGKTTTALAIAHQLFGPELYKSRVLELNASDDRGINVVRTKIKNFAAVAVGYARQGGYPCPPYKIIILDEADSMTEDAQNALRRTMETYSKVTRFFFICNYISRIIEPLVSRCAKFRFKPLTEEIMSSRVIYICKEEGLDLDSEALSTLSSISQGDLRRAITYLQVIPAEVVRALFSACKSGNFDLADIEVKNVIAEGYPVSQMLSQLYDVIVEADDISDEQKARICKKFAVADKCLADGAEEYLQLLDVASNIMRAIHNMPQQFSFGN; translated from the exons ATGGCGCCACTGTTGCAGAGCTCGCAGCCATGGGTCGAGAAATA TCGGCCAAGGCAAGTGAAGGACGTAGCTCACCAAGACGAGGTCGTTCGAGTACTCACCCACACTCTCGAGACGGCTAAT TGTCCACACATGCTCTTTTATGGGCCTCCTGGTACGGGGAAAACAACTACTGCCCTTGCAATTGCCCATCAGCTTTTCGG ACCTGAACTATACAAGTCCAGAGTGCTGGAGCTGAATGCTAGTGACGATCGAGGGATTAATGTTGTTCGcacaaaaattaaaaactttGCTGCTGTAGCTGTTGGTTATGCTCGCCAAGG TGGCTATCCTTGCCCACCGTATAAGATCATTATTCTTGATGAGGCGGATTCGATGACAGAAGATGCTCAG AATGCCTTGCGACGGACAATGGAGACATACTCAAAAGTTACAAGATTCTTCTTCATTTGCAATTATATCAGCAG AATTATAGAGCCGCTTGTCTCTAGATGTGCAAAGTTCCGATTTAAGCCACTGACTGAAGAAATAATGAGCAGTCGTGTGATATATATTTGCAAAGAAGAGGGTCTTGATTTGGATTCAGAG GCTCTTTCGACCCTAAGTTCCATTTCTCAAGGTGATCTTCGTCGTGCCATAACATACCTTCAA GTCATCCCTGCAGAGGTTGTTCGGGCCCTGTTTTCTGCCTGCAAAAGTGGTAACTTTGACTTGGCTGACATAGAAGTCAAGAATGTGATTGCTGAAGGATATCCAGTTTCTCAAATGCTTTCTCAG TTGTATGATGTAATTGTCGAGGCAGATGATATATCAGATGAACAGAAAGCAAGAATTTGCAAAAAATTTGCGGTGGCAGATAAG TGTCTTGCAGATGGAGCGGAGGAGTATTTACAATTGCTGGATGTGGCTAGTAATATTATGCGTGCAATTCATAATATGCCCCAACAATTTTCCTTTGGGAATTGA
- the LOC142523190 gene encoding vacuolar-sorting protein BRO1-like isoform X1: MAAPSSTTNIMLAIFEKKTNSLDLYRPLRNFVVINYSEREAQNLEDDLQTLKQFRSDIERGGASDSLSARRDLLQNYYKALCAVESRFPISADKDHVNTVSFTWFDAFKNKQKASQQNIHLEKAAVLFNLGAVHSQIGLSSDRSAVEGRRQASHSFISAAGVFAFLRDNVAMKASVGSSTTPDVSVECAGMLERLMLAQAQECVYENTIAKGSSAGVCAKISRQAGIFYEEALAALNAAPLNQHFEKPWIAHVHLKAALFYAEACYRYSLELHGKEEIAEEIARLKCGVNVLSDAKKSSPKGAAQQLLDAINKLETSLNQNLERAIKENDRVYLMRVPPASSLPPLPTFSMVKPMPMNEVLDASSGKMFASLVPDSSTKSLSRYTEMVDDIIRMQAEKLQQGSELARVRLKEMDLPDSILALEGNYNLPMALTEEVEAVQISGGPAALEGELQQLKDLRRVNQELLVQTEEQLQKEAAEDVQFRNQFGTRWTRPQSSTLTKNLQDRLNRFAANLKQAAESDARIERSAREHSALMSILDCRPIGSALPSLARPIMSLDANEDAIVGALKHSLRQMETLGAQRAGLEDMLKEMKRKDDILPKLMNSTGSHEDLFRKEISKYNHICEEIAQNLEAQEQLLRHIQSQNDEFAAIFNVEDYKASRERSYKQIEAAIAKYREIKENINEGLKFYVTLQDAISIVKQQCSDFVMTRNIQCREMIEDVQRQMSGLSFQDGKNIAAYTYSTVGQPHQTQRPNPQQLLNTNVPNSTPTYQIPQQPTMSTYAQTPPYGTSQHPPPQYHGAISNPSYPPSQHQQPAPSHEYDQPAYPGWHGQYYNTPPQQTGAMPRPPYTVSTPYPPPQNQSGYYRR; encoded by the exons ATGGCGGCTCCGTCGTCCACCACCAATATCATGCTGGCGATCTTCGAGAAGAAGACCAACTCGCTCGATTTGTACAGGCCGCTGCGCAATTTCGTAGTGATCAACTATTCCGAGCGCGAGGCGCAGAATCTGGAAGACGATCTTCAAACGTTGAAGCAATTCCGCTCCGACATCGAGCGCGGCGGAGCATCCGATTCGCTGTCGGCGCGTCGTGACCTGTTGCAGAACTACTATAAAGCTCTTTGTGCCGTGGAGTCTAGGTTCCCTATTTCTGCGGATAAGGATCACGTCAATACGGTGTCGTTCACGTGGTTTGACGCCTTTAAGAATAAGCAGAAGGCTTCGCAGCAGAATATCCACTTAG aaAAAGCTGCAGTGTTGTTTAATTTGGGTGCTGTCCACAGCCAAATTGGATTAAGTTCTGATCGGTCTGCTGTAGAGGGAAGGAGACAGGCTTCACATTCATTTATTTCAGCTGCTGGTGTGTTTGCATTTTTGAGGGACAATGTAGCTATGAAGGCATCAGTAGGAAGCTCTACAACGCCGGATGTGTCAGTAGAGTGTGCTGGAATGTTGGAGCGGCTGATGTTAGCTCAGGCTCAGGAATGTGTATATGAGAATACCATAGCAAAAGGAAGCAGTGCCGGTGTCTGTGCGAAGATCTCAAGACAG GCCGGTATATTCTACGAGGAAGCTTTAGCAGCGTTGAATGCTGCTCCTTTGAACCAGCACTTTGAGAAGCCCTGGATTGCTCATGTTCATCTTAAGGCAGCTTTATTTTATGCAGAGGCTTGCTATAGATATAGTTTAGAGCTACATGGGAAAGAAGAGATTGCTGAGGAGATTGCACGGTTGAAATGCGGGGTTAATGTTCTGTCTGATGCAAAAAAGTCATCTCCCAAAGGGGCAGCTCAGCAGCTGTTGgatgcaataaataaattagaaacTAGTCTAAATCAAAACTTGGAGAGGGCCATTAAGGAGAATGACAGAGTGTACCTAATGAGGGTTCCTCCTGCTAGTTCTTTACCACCACTTCCCACCTTTTCCATGGTTAAGCCTATGCCAATGAATGAGGTGTTGGATGCTAGCAGCGGGAAGATGTTTGCGAGTCTTGTTCCTGACAGTAGTACTAAATCCCTTTCTAGGTATACTGAAATGGTAGACGATATCATTAGGATGCAGGCTGAGAAGTTGCAACAGGGAAGTGAACTAGCTCGCGTGAGACTTAAGGAAATGGATTTGCCTGATTCAATCCTTGCTTTGGAAGGGAATTACAACCTGCCAATGGCTTTAACAGAAGAAGTTGAGGCTGTACAGATTAGTGGGGGACCAGCTGCTTTGGAAGGCGAACTTCAGCAACTTAAAGATCTAAGGAGAGTAAACCAGGAATTGTTGGTTCAGACGGAGGAGCAGCTGCAGAAAGAGGCAGCAGAGGATGTGCAGTTCAGAAATCAATTTGGAACTCGGTGGACCAGGCCACAATCTAGTACCTTGACAAAAAATTTGCAGGACAGGTTAAATAGGTTTGCAGCAAATTTGAAGCAAGCTGCTGAAAGCGATGCTCGAATTGAGAGATCTGCAAGAGAACATTCAGCACTTATGTCAATCCTTGACTGCCGTCCG ATTGGATCTGCCCTGCCAAGTCTTGCCAGGCCTATAATGTCACTGGATGCTAATGAAGATGCCATAGTGGGAGCCCTGAAGCATAGCTTG AGGCAAATGGAAACCCTTGGAGCTCAGAGGGCAGGTCTTGAAGACATGCTGAAAGAGATGAAGAGGAAG GATGATATACTGCCCAAGTTGATGAACTCCACTGGTTCCCACGAGGATCTTTTTAGAAAGGAGATATCGAAGTACAATcacatttgtgaagaaattgcTCAAAACCTTGAAGCTCAAGAACAACTGTTGAGGCATATCCAG TCCCAAAATGATGAGTTTGCCGCTATCTTTAACGTTGAAGATTATAAAG CATCTCGTGAGAGGAGTTATAAACAGATTGAAGCCGCCATCGCCAAATACCGAGAGATCAAGGAGAACATCAATGAAGGGTTGAAGTTCTATGTAACCCTTCAG GATGCAATATCAATCGTGAAGCAGCAGTGCAGTGATTTTGTGATGACTAGAAATATCCAGTGCAGAGAGATGATCGAGGATGTTCAGAGGCAAATGTCAGGTCTGAGCTTCCAAGATGGCAAGAATATTGCTGCTTACACTTATTCTACCGTCGGGCAGCCTCATCAAACTCAAAGACCTAATCCTCAACAGCTGTTAAATACAAACGTGCCCAACTCAACCCCAACGTACCAGATACCTCAGCAGCCAACAATGTCCACATATGCTCAAACTCCTCCTTACGGGACGTCTCAACATCCGCCTCCACAGTATCATGGAGCCATTTCAAATCCCTCTTACCCACCTTCCCAACACCAACAGCCAGCACCGAGCCATGAATATGACCAACCTGCATATCCTGGTTGGCATGGCCAGTACTATAACACACCTCCTCAGCAAACAGGAGCTATGCCTCGGCCTCCTTACACCGTTTCTACTCCATATCCTCCGCCTCAAAATCAGAGTGGCTACTACAGACGGTGA